In Clostridia bacterium, the sequence AGCCCCTGGATTTACAAGCTCATTTATACATATAATTTGCGAGCATAACCCTCCTGACCATGCATAAGCATAGGATTAAGGAGGGTTTTTATGAGCAAGTCGATTTTTTTGTTGTTTTTTTTCTTTTTGGTTTATTTGGCGATAAAATCACAAAAAAAATTACAGAAGCAAAGAAAAATAAAAGAATTAGAAAAGATAACTGACTCCCCTTTTTCTTATGTAATTGCTGAACTAGTGGCTGTGGCCGGTGGTATTTATTTAGCCCTATTATTATTAGTAACTTTTTTAGAAATTTCTTTGCCTGAGCGGCTTGTTTTATATGATTGGTCTTTAGATTTTTTAGCAACACTAGCCTTACTACTAGCTCTCCTACAGCCGATTTTTCTAGCACTTTATTATAAAATCGGTCAATGGTTTTAATTTTTAAAAGAAGGGGAGAGGCTAATGTCACAAGTAAGATTAAGTGAGTTAATTGGCAAGGATATTATTAATTTGCAGACTGGGTGCCGTTTGGGAATAGTTGCAGATTCGGATTTAATTATTGATACAGAAACTGGAGAAATTCAGTCAATTATTTTACCAAGTAGAGGTGGTATCTTTGGTTTTTTGGATCGCCATAATCTTACTATCCCTTGGTCAGCCGTAAAAAAAATTGGTAATGAGGTAATTATTGTTGATTTAGATGAAACTCATTTGAATTACAAGCATTTGCATTATTGACAAAAATTATTTTAAGGCATACAATAAATAAAACTAAAAATTAGTTACCTCACCTTATGAGGTGGGGTAGGGGAGCGAAAATCAAAAGTAATTTGGGGAGTCGGCAGCTGTGAGCCAAAGGAAAGGGATTTTCGCCGAAGTTTGATTTTTGGCCGAAAAATCAAGCTGGGATTACACTAAAGAAGTGTAATACTGTCATCTGATTAAAAATCCATAATCAGATGGAGAACTATCCTACAACGGGCGGGTGCTGTCTAGATACAGCGATGGGTGAAACCTGTGGCTGTTTTTGTTTTATCTGGGGCAAATTAGTAATAAGGGGGTTATCTAAAATGTCAAATTTGCGTGTGGTGGTAATTGGTGCTAGTGGAAAAATGGGTCGGGCAATTATTCAAGGATTAAGTAAAGAGGCAGATATAACTATTGTGGGTGGTATTGATGTGCATAATTTAGGTGAAGACATTGGTAAATTAGCGGGAATTTTGCCTTTAGGTATACTGGTTACTAATCAATTAGAACAAGTTTTGTTAAAAGAAAAACCTAATGCAGTAATTGATTTTACTCATCGGCTAGCTGCTCAAAAAAATATTCCCCTAGTCTTGAAAAATGGTATTTCGGTAGTGGCCGGTACGACCGGATTTGATGAAACTGACCTTAATAAATTTGAACAA encodes:
- the dapB gene encoding 4-hydroxy-tetrahydrodipicolinate reductase; the protein is MSNLRVVVIGASGKMGRAIIQGLSKEADITIVGGIDVHNLGEDIGKLAGILPLGILVTNQLEQVLLKEKPNAVIDFTHRLAAQKNIPLVLKNGISVVAGTTGFDETDLNKFEQLALENKTSIFLAPNFSLGAVLMMKFAQIASKYYQQSEIIEYHNDQKVDSPSGTALATSKKIAVN
- a CDS encoding YlmC/YmxH family sporulation protein, which gives rise to MSQVRLSELIGKDIINLQTGCRLGIVADSDLIIDTETGEIQSIILPSRGGIFGFLDRHNLTIPWSAVKKIGNEVIIVDLDETHLNYKHLHY